The Plasmodium cynomolgi strain B DNA, scaffold: 0341, whole genome shotgun sequence DNA segment TGAATTATtggttaaacaaaaaattagaagaaaCTGGAATAAGTGCTACAAATTTTATTGGTATTTTGGACAAAATTTTGAGTTATACATTTACTTCAAATTcactatatatgtattttaaGCATAGTGTATATGacataaatgcaaaaattctcaaggaaatgaatatattgtaTGATTTGTATGATGATTACTATAAATTTCTTGATAGCCAAAAAACTAAATGCACAAAGTATAATTATGAATGTTTAAGCGCTTATGTAACagaaattaataaatgtCACAACATCAAGAATAAAAGGTTTTACAAAgcacttaaaaatattctttcaatgtataataaaaaagatcaagaaaaatgtgaaaatgaaGGATCAACAACATTATTACCAATATGCAATATATTAAGTAAATATATAACGaatataaatgaacaaaattgtatatcTTCGTGTAAaacctttaaaaatatggaatTAAAAACATTACCTAAAGAAGTATATgattatgtatattattatcctatatttttaaatatatttactaaCTCTTTATGTTAATATTCGATATttgataatttatataaaaaattccttaAAATAGTAAATAAAGTATTTACACAATTCACTTTTCTGTTTAATTTATaggaaaatgttttaaatgaGTTAACTGCAcatcaaatatataaaaaattggatgaTCAAGAAATTGATGAATCTACATGCTCTAATCATTGCGaagactttatttttatgtatgatAAAGACGAAGAGTTTAATTTCCTTTGCGCCAAAATGGCAACTAATTTAAAGCACTTATCAACTGTTCTGAATGGTGTATCTTCACATGCTGATCGTTGCacatatttcatattttgggtatatgaaaaaataatgaatatattaaataaaaattcgaGTAGCCATAGTAATTATTATGCaattaatttacttaatCAGGTGTTGTATACAGTTAATAAGGGATTGCCATTAAGTCAAAAATGTTCCTATAATTTTGATAGCACCTTAAGTGActggaaaaaggagaaatacctgcacgattattttaaaaattttgaaaaataaatgataatattaaaaaccataataattgtaataaatatttggGATACATTAATCACATTAGTAAACTGTATATGAATGATTTAAAATCTTGTTGTGCATATTATACTAATTCTAAACCATATTATTTAGAGATGtgtccaaaatattttaaatgtgaaaagaaatattttccgcGTAGCATCATATCAAAGTTATATTGTGAAAATGAGAAGATTGATACAAATGTggatgaaatatttaaaggTTTATACGTCGATCTGGATGTTGTAACTTTGAGTAGAATGAATGATCATGCTCCATCGAATTATACAATAAAGAACTCAATACCAAATTTAGTAACAAATTCAATGGGTGACCGATTTAATAGTGTGATGTTTTATTGCTATTCATTTCTGGGAAtaactttcctttttttttattatataaagtaatcAAAAACGACGTTTTATGTGaataattacaatatattttgcataacATTGATAATTATGTGTAAACTGATTGTGTacttattaattaaaaattctttttgatttttaGATTACCAACCTTATATCTAGCTCTAGCAGAAGATCCCACCTAAGTGATATAGCCAGAAGCGATATGCAAATGAAATATGATGAAACACGTCCGCCAGAAAGTACGCTTCCATcgaaaaaaagttcacaAAAAGAGAGAATTCGCATTGCTTATGCATCTTCAAATTGATGCATGCTCACTGGTAACACAGAATGTAAATTAGTTTAAAGCCCTTAGATGAGGAACATTGCATGTTGTTCAGTTATTT contains these protein-coding regions:
- a CDS encoding CYIR protein (putative;~vir-type antigen), with translation MYFKHSVYDINAKILKEMNILYDLYDDYYKFLDSQKTKCTKYNYECLSAYVTEINKCHNIKNKRFYKALKNILSMYNKKDQEKCENEGSTTLLPICNILSKYITNINEQNCISSCKTFKNMELKTLPKEVYDYENVLNELTAHQIYKKLDDQEIDESTCSNHCEDFIFMYDKDEEFNFLCAKMATNLKHLSTVLNGVSSHADRCTYFIFWVYEKIMNILNKNSSSHSNYYAINLLNQVLYTVNKGLPLSQKCSYNFDSTLSDWKKEKYLHDYFKNFEK